The window GGCCGCTTCCAAATTGACGGGAAACTCCGAAAGCGTCACCCCCAGCCGGCTCACGGCGGCCACCTTTTCGCTGGAGTCGTCGTCATGGCTGGCCATGCAGATGGCATTGTCCCGGCAAATGGCGGCCAGATGCGCCAGTCCGGCCCAATCGACCCGGCCGCTGGCCTCGAGGCGCCGCTCGATCAGTCGATCCACATGATCGGCGGACAACCCGCGCGCCTTTGCGTAGTAGGCCCGAAAATGCCCCACATCGGTAAACTGCCCCTGACCGGGCGTATGATCCATGATGGAGAAGAGATGGATCAGCCGATCGCGAATGAGTTTTTCGATCGGCGCAAAGCCTTCGTCGTTGGTGATCTCATAGCGGGCATGCACATAGGTGCGCGTGCGGAATTCATCTTTCCGCCCCTGGAGATGATGAATCAGAAAATCGGTCATCTCCGCATTGCGAAAGGGCGGACGCTCATCGTTGCTGAGAAAGCAAAGACAATGGAAGATGGCGGTGACGCCGCAGGCCACCAATTGCTTGTCCAACTCGTGGAGCGCCACGTCGATGGGAAATCGCCCGCCCGGCCGCGGCTGGATGGCGGTTTCGATGACGTCGCTGTGGATGT is drawn from Desulfatitalea tepidiphila and contains these coding sequences:
- the phnM gene encoding phosphonate metabolism protein PhnM, producing the protein MSTAHVTPPDMIIRNVRVVTPDDILPDAAVAVTQGIICDITTRPGPISGGIDIDGQGCLLMPGFIDIHSDVIETAIQPRPGGRFPIDVALHELDKQLVACGVTAIFHCLCFLSNDERPPFRNAEMTDFLIHHLQGRKDEFRTRTYVHARYEITNDEGFAPIEKLIRDRLIHLFSIMDHTPGQGQFTDVGHFRAYYAKARGLSADHVDRLIERRLEASGRVDWAGLAHLAAICRDNAICMASHDDDSSEKVAAVSRLGVTLSEFPVNLEAARAARRHGMMISLGSPNVLRGASLTGNLSGRDAIGAGLGDILCSDYAPMSLLHAALQLFQEKILDLPSAVRMISLNPARAAGLGEFTGSIETGKAADFVMVDDRGRVADVVRTFVGGREVYRTGN